Proteins encoded by one window of Vigna radiata var. radiata cultivar VC1973A chromosome 5, Vradiata_ver6, whole genome shotgun sequence:
- the LOC106759744 gene encoding ubiquitin receptor RAD23b has protein sequence MKLTVKTLKGSHFEIRVQPSDTIMAVKKNIEDVQGKDNYPCGQQLLIHNGKVLKDETTLADNKVSEDGFLVVMLSKSKTLGSAGTSSSQPASNPPITVSTPNSSSLVQTQSANNNAPATDVTTTNVTTDTYGQAASNLVAGSNLEQTIQQIIDMGGGSWDRDTVNRALRAAYNNPERAVDYLYSGIPEAAEIAVPAAPYPSSQTTETGGVTAGAVPGVPNSSPLNMFPQEAISGVGAGIGSLDFLRNNPQFQALRSMVQSNPQILQPVLQELGKQNPGLLRVIQEHHAEFLQLINEPIEGSEGDIFDQPEQDMPHAINVTPAEQEAIGRLEAMGFDRASVIEAFLACDRDEQLAANYLLENAGDFED, from the exons ATTATGGCtgtgaagaaaaatattgaagatgTACAAGGCAAAGATAATTACCCATGTGGACAGCAATTGCTGATTCACAATGGTAAGgttttgaaagatgaaactACATTAGCAGACAATAAAGTCTCTGAGGATGGCTTTCTTGTTGTAATGCTTAGTAAG AGTAAAACCTTGGGATCTGCTGGCACTTCATCAAGTCAG CCTGCTAGCAACCCACCTATAACTGTATCAACACCAAATTCCTCGTCTCTAGTACAAACCCA ATCTGCTAACAATAATGCTCCTGCAACAGATGTCACAACTACAAA TGTGACTACGGATACTTATGGGCAGGCTGCTTCAAATTTAGTTGCTGGTAGTAATCTTGAGCAGACTATTCAGCAAATTATAGACATGGGTGGTGGCAGTTGGGACAGAGATACAGTTAATCGTGCTCTCCGAGCAGCTTACAATAACCCAGAGCGTGCTGTGGACTACCTGTATTCA GGAATTCCTGAAGCTGCAGAAATTGCTGTGCCAGCTGCTCCTTACCCAAGTAGTCAGACAACTGAAACAGGTGGGGTCACTGCCGGAGCTGTTCCCGGTGTCCCTAACTCGTCTCCCTTGAACATGTTTCCACAG GAGGCAATTTCTGGTGTTGGAGCCGGAATTGGGTCACTTGACTTTCTAAGAAACAATCCCCAG TTTCAAGCATTGCGATCAATGGTGCAATCCAATCCGCAAATTCTGCAG CCTGTACTTCAGGAGCTTGGAAAGCAGAATCCTGGTCTCTTAAGAGTCATTCAAGAGCATCATGCTGAGTTTCTCCAGTTGATTAACGAACCTATTGAGGGTTCAGAAGG TGATATATTTGATCAACCTGAGCAAGACATGCCTCATGCAATCAATGTGACGCCTGCTGAGCAGGAGGCAATTGGAAGG CTTGAAGCCATGGGATTTGATAGAGCCTCAGTCATAGAGGCATTTTTAGCATGTGACCGTGACGAGCAATTGGCAGCCAACTACTTATTAGAAAATGCTGGAGATTTTGAGGATTAA
- the LOC106761882 gene encoding nudix hydrolase 3, whose translation MGGGEVEVDAGSKSGKNAVDRGVHVWIFAETTQELLIKQSHSRHGLWDITASAXIPHSHSSLITARNELKKHLGLTLPKDAFEFIYVFNEDGDEKNTKKESIDVYLVTTIDPIPLEAFTLQKKQVSAVKYLSYEEIKGLLAKQDSRQYAQLFDIIENRYKENTEARSSTLQKQLSRYAPISLNAELTGLTDSDKEALVFVVKAAAVIDEIFYLQSWYSNPSLRDWLMEHADESELNKLKWSYYLINKSPWSSLDDGTAFLTTADSAIKLLSNATKPVKGWKGLEYRAAFPVPKPRGANFYPPDMDKTEFETWKENLEKDQQKEATGFFSVIKRHSELLLDSETSHSKNKESYDHDLYIVPYSAEYKSLLTKAADLLQKAADITQTPSLKRLLHSKADAFLSNDYYESDMAWMDLNSKLEVTIGPYETYEDKLFGYKATFEAFVGIRDDIATSQLKLFGDNLQLLEQNLPLDDVYKSKDVNAAPIRVIQVIYNAGDVKGPQIVAFNLPNDERIVKDRGTAMVMLKNVSEAKFERILQPIAEHCVAKELQEFVDFESFFTHTICHECVHGIGPHSITLPNGQKSTVRLELQEYHSAMEEAKADIVGLWALRFLISKGLLSESLLKSIYVSFLAGCFRSVRFGLEEAHGKGQALQFNWLYEKGAFIPHSQDTISVDFSKTESAVESLSREILTIQAKGDKAAAASLLQKYGVISEPLKLALQKLEKVQVPVDIAPNFPVAQKILQ comes from the exons ATGGGTGGAGGCGAGGTTGAAGTTGATGCTGGGAGTAAGAG TGGGAAAAATGCTGTTGATCGTGGTGTTCATGTCTGGATATTCGCTGAGACTACACAAGAATTGCTTATCAAGCAAAGTCACAGTCGGCATGGGTTGTGGGATATCACCGCTTCTGCTCNCATTCCTCATTCTCATTCATCGCTTATTACTGCTCG AAACGAGCTGAAGAAACATCTGGGTTTAACCCTTCCCAAGGATGCATTTGAgtttatatatgttttcaatGAGGATGG TGATGAAAAAAACACCAAGAAGGAATCTATCGACGTTTATCTTGTTACAACTATTGATCCGATACCTTTGGAGGCCTTCACTCTTCAG AAAAAGCAAGTGTCTGCTGTAAAATATCTCTCTTATGAGGAGATTAAAGGGCTTTTAGCCAAGCAAGATTCTCGACAATATGCTCAACTCTTTGATATAATTGAAAATAG GTACAAAGAGAATACAGAAGCTCGCAGTTCAACTTTGCAAAAGCAACTAAGTCGTTACGCTCCTATTTCCCTTAATGCAGAG TTAACGGGGCTTACAGATTCAGATAAGGAAGCCCTTGTTTTTGTTGTCAAGGCTGCAGCTGTTATcgatgaaattttttatttgcag TCTTGGTACAGTAATCCATCACTTAGAGATTGGTTGATGGAACATGCTGATGAATCAGAGTTGAATAAGTTGAAATGGTCCTATTATTTGATTAACAAGAGCCCGTG GTCTAGTCTTGATGACGGAACTGCATTTTTGACGACTGCAGATTCAGCAATAAAGTTACTTTCTAATGCAACTAAACCTGTTAAAGGATGGAAAGGTCTAGAATATAGAGCAGCATTTCCTGTGCCAAAACCTCGTGGTGCGAATTTCTACCCTCCGGATATGGACAAAACG GAGTTCGAGACATGGAAGGAGAATCTAGAGAAGGATCAACAAAAGGAGGCAACAGGCTTTTTTAGTGTTATTAAAAGACACAGTGAACTGCTTTTAGATTCTGAGACCTCCCACTCGAAGAACAAAGAAAGTTATGATCATGATCTATATATTGTGCCTTACTCAGCAGAATACAAGTCTCTTCTCACGAAAGCTGCTGATTTATTGCAAAAAGCTGCAGATATTACCCAAACACCAAG TCTGAAGAGGCTGCTACATAGCAAGGCTGACGCTTTCCTTTCAAATGATTATTATGAGTCAGATATGGCTTGGATGGATTTG AACTCTAAATTGGAGGTCACTATTGGACCATATGAAACGTACGAGGATAAACTTTTCGGATATAAG gcTACCTTTGAAGCATTTGTTGGAATCAGGGATGATATAGCTACGAGTCAGCTGAAACTCTTTGGCGATAATCTGCAG CTTTTGGAGCAAAATCTTCCTCTCGACGATGTATACAAATCCAAAGATGTGAATGCAGCACCTATTCGTGTTATTCAAGTGATCTATAATGCAGGG GATGTCAAGGGACCACAAATTGTTGCCTTCAATCTACCAAACGATGAACGTATAGTAAAAGATCGAGGAACAGCAATGGTGATGCTTAAGAATGTTTCAGAGGCGAa GTTCGAGCGTATTCTTCAACCAATAGCTGAGCACTGCGTGGCAAAGGAGCTACAAGaatttgtagattttgaatCATTTTTTACCCATACAATTTGCCATGAATGCGTCCATGGGATTGGACCTCATTCTATAACACTCCCAAATGGTCAGAAGAGTACTGTGCGATTG GAATTGCAAGAATATCATTCAGCTATGGAAGAAGCAAAAGCTGATATAGTTGGTCTCTGGGCATTGAGGTTCCTAATATCTAAG GGTTTGCTTTCTGAAAGTTTATTGAAGTCCATATACGTTTCCTTTCTGGCTGGGTGCTTTCGGTCAGTTCGTTTTGGTTTAGAGGAAGCCCATGG AAAAGGACAAGCATTGCAATTCAACTGGTTATATGAGAAAGGAGCCTTTATCCCACACTCTCAAGACACAATTTCTGTTGACTTTTCCAAG ACTGAAAGCGCAGTTGAAAGCTTAAGTAGGGAAATACTTACCATACAAGCCAAAGGTGATAAGGCGGCTGCTGCTTCGCTTCTCCAAAAATATGGTGTCATTTCAGAGCCACTCAAACTTGCTCTCCAAAAGTTGGAGAAGGTTCAG GTACCAGTTGACATAGCTCCAAACTTTCCCGTTGCCCAAAAAATATTGCAGTGA